A genomic segment from uncultured Desulfuromonas sp. encodes:
- a CDS encoding methyl-accepting chemotaxis protein: MDFLRTSLKKRLVVQFLMVALIPIGIVEFLSFTATRDALDNAALERVQMVNDVNRERLMEYFDNLFIDLNVLAASENIHSALQQLSTYHQRSGQRGNLPFDVSSEAYQAVYKKIDPYLRDVLNNYEYHDLLLMCGPHGHVMYSVAEESDFGANLSSGSLSSSALGEVWKRVMAGEDELVLDFVDYAPSDMPIAFAAVPVVDASGEPTAVIAVKISIDAINEIVENHGQFGQTGESYVVGSDRMLRSELRFAPGQVLKKRIETTAVERATNDEPSLGFETNYEGKSVLGAYDDIGLNERGYGFEWVVVSEIEEDEALAPVSALRLHVLLVSFPVALLACWFGWWAASKIVAPVRRMLVNFEHLAEGDLEEADAQVTCRDELGRMQTAFARMLRSFRLRNEQIARIAAGDLNVDVEIASERDKLGLAMQEMVDSLKAITVSARHISEGDLSVEIIERSERDELGLALKMMITNLRDIIGELVSGTSTLAASVSQLSTTSSLLAASAAETSSSMAEVTATVDEVRQTSQLSSERAQDVATTSEEASRYSEKGSEATQKTVTGMNVIKEEMDYIAESIVSLSEQSQNVGEIVDTVTDLADQSNLLSVNASIEAAKAGEHGKGFTVVAQEVKSLAAQSKQATEQIKRILSDIQKATGSAVMATERGTKAVHAGVEMMSQSEETFHVMTENINSSAEFAMQIASSSQQQLAGVEQVAQAMLTIKDAGQQNMDSARQLEDATQRLEGLANNLKQLSERFTL, translated from the coding sequence ATGGATTTTTTGCGTACGAGCCTCAAAAAGCGTCTGGTGGTTCAATTTCTTATGGTGGCATTGATCCCGATCGGGATTGTTGAGTTCCTCAGCTTTACGGCAACGCGTGACGCCCTGGACAATGCCGCCCTGGAAAGAGTGCAGATGGTCAATGATGTCAACCGGGAACGGTTGATGGAGTATTTTGACAACCTGTTTATTGATCTGAATGTTCTGGCCGCATCAGAAAATATCCATTCGGCCCTGCAACAGCTCTCCACCTATCATCAGCGCAGCGGACAACGGGGAAATCTTCCTTTTGATGTCTCTTCCGAAGCCTATCAGGCGGTTTACAAGAAAATCGATCCCTACCTAAGGGATGTGTTGAACAATTATGAATACCACGACCTGCTGCTCATGTGCGGACCCCATGGCCATGTCATGTACAGTGTCGCTGAGGAAAGCGATTTTGGCGCCAACCTCAGCAGCGGCTCCTTGAGCAGCAGTGCTCTGGGAGAAGTCTGGAAACGAGTGATGGCCGGTGAGGATGAATTGGTGCTCGATTTCGTCGATTATGCGCCCAGTGATATGCCGATCGCATTTGCCGCCGTACCGGTTGTCGATGCCTCGGGAGAACCAACCGCCGTCATTGCCGTGAAAATCAGTATTGATGCCATCAACGAAATTGTCGAGAACCATGGTCAATTCGGCCAGACCGGTGAGAGCTACGTTGTCGGCAGCGACCGGATGTTGCGCTCGGAATTGCGATTTGCGCCCGGCCAGGTGCTGAAAAAACGCATTGAAACAACGGCGGTCGAACGTGCAACCAATGACGAACCGAGTCTTGGTTTTGAGACCAACTATGAAGGCAAGTCTGTTCTGGGCGCCTATGACGATATTGGTCTCAACGAGCGCGGTTATGGTTTTGAATGGGTTGTGGTCAGCGAAATTGAAGAGGATGAAGCACTGGCTCCAGTCTCTGCCCTGCGCTTGCATGTCCTGCTGGTGAGCTTTCCTGTTGCTCTTCTCGCCTGCTGGTTTGGCTGGTGGGCGGCCAGCAAGATTGTGGCACCGGTACGGCGCATGTTGGTCAATTTTGAACACTTGGCCGAAGGTGATCTGGAGGAAGCTGATGCCCAAGTCACTTGTCGCGATGAGCTTGGCCGGATGCAGACGGCCTTTGCCCGGATGCTGCGCAGTTTCCGGTTGCGCAACGAGCAGATTGCGCGCATTGCCGCCGGTGACCTCAATGTCGATGTGGAGATCGCTTCAGAGCGCGATAAGCTCGGCCTGGCCATGCAGGAAATGGTCGATAGTCTCAAGGCCATCACGGTTTCCGCACGGCATATTTCCGAAGGTGATCTGAGTGTCGAGATCATTGAGCGAAGCGAGCGCGATGAGCTGGGACTGGCTCTGAAAATGATGATTACCAATTTGCGCGATATTATCGGTGAGTTGGTCTCCGGAACGTCAACCCTGGCCGCTTCAGTCAGCCAGCTATCCACCACCTCGTCATTGCTGGCTGCCAGTGCTGCGGAAACCTCCAGCTCCATGGCTGAGGTCACCGCCACGGTTGATGAAGTGCGACAGACATCGCAGCTTTCCAGTGAGCGTGCTCAGGATGTCGCGACCACGTCAGAAGAAGCCAGTCGCTATTCAGAAAAAGGCAGTGAGGCGACCCAGAAGACCGTGACGGGCATGAACGTCATCAAAGAGGAGATGGACTATATTGCCGAGAGTATTGTTTCGCTCAGCGAGCAGAGCCAGAATGTCGGCGAGATTGTCGATACGGTGACGGACTTGGCGGATCAGTCTAATCTGCTGTCGGTGAATGCCTCTATCGAAGCGGCCAAAGCCGGCGAGCACGGCAAAGGGTTTACCGTTGTCGCCCAAGAGGTAAAATCTCTGGCGGCACAGTCAAAGCAGGCCACGGAACAGATCAAACGGATTCTCAGCGACATTCAGAAAGCGACCGGTTCTGCGGTGATGGCCACGGAGCGCGGCACGAAAGCGGTTCATGCCGGTGTGGAAATGATGTCGCAGAGCGAAGAGACATTCCATGTGATGACAGAAAATATCAATTCTTCGGCCGAGTTCGCCATGCAGATCGCCTCATCAAGCCAGCAGCAGCTGGCTGGTGTCGAGCAGGTGGCTCAAGCCATGTTGACCATCAAAGATGCCGGACAGCAGAATATGGACAGTGCCCGTCAGCTCGAAGATGCCACGCAACGTCTTGAGGGGTTGGCCAATAACCTGAAACAGTTGTCTGAACGTTTTACCCTGTAG
- a CDS encoding hybrid sensor histidine kinase/response regulator, with amino-acid sequence MDEQQLLTMLREAFKEEALERLTSLSSCLVQLERVEEGMADCEPLEVAFREAHSLKGAARSVSLNDIESLCQALESVLSQVKKGQCSLHTDHFDLLHSCVRVMETFLDHFSTTQEMDYRAEVVPLIEQLQALCEPCVQARRSADVVTVEKDSSSPPSPDQPPCPVVEAEPILVSEPKKHPPKIPPAEKPVAATANKESTLRVSTLHLDRVMQRAESLITIKLTVAERFKESAAMVEVIELWRKDWTQVAPHLRRLQNHRDDLCCEDFQRAMESLLGYIERSQNQFQNLESQLGRYQQRLFQDKVSTSTLIDELLEEVKEIIMVPFSNLSASFPRTVRDVARTQGKEVDLLVEGDETEIDKRILEMLSSPLNHLIRNAIDHGIELPQVRLAAGKNAKARLQISLSRTQGGRVELRICDDGGGIDLARVRARAVERQILTEQAAAELSDEEAAWLIFNSGLSTSTMITEISGRGLGMAIVKEKVEDLGGHLHVETRSGQGTCFKLHIPVSLSVFKGILIRARGVELIAPTTAVERVLKVPRDAIRSVENREVICVDDVNLSLVNLGALLSITDRPITQTDHIHVVVIHDSEQRIGFVVDDVDGEYELLVKGLGDQLRHVRYFSGASVLGDGRVVPVLDVRDLLSAPMDSAGRIRSEESERQQPRRILAVDDSITSRMLIKNILEAAGYLVTTAINGEDAFSKLNEATFDLVVSDVEMPQLDGFGLTARIRATESVQEIPVILVTSLESAEDKEKGIVAGANAYIVKRSFDQSNLLDTIGRLI; translated from the coding sequence ATGGATGAGCAGCAACTGCTGACAATGCTTCGTGAGGCCTTTAAAGAAGAGGCCCTCGAACGACTGACCAGCCTCTCTTCCTGCCTGGTGCAACTGGAACGGGTGGAAGAGGGCATGGCCGACTGCGAACCGCTCGAAGTTGCCTTCCGGGAAGCGCACAGCCTTAAAGGTGCGGCCCGTTCGGTTTCTTTGAACGATATCGAATCGCTGTGTCAGGCATTGGAAAGTGTGCTCTCCCAGGTCAAGAAGGGGCAGTGTTCTTTACACACGGATCACTTTGACCTGCTTCACTCCTGCGTTCGCGTGATGGAAACGTTTCTGGATCATTTTTCCACCACGCAAGAGATGGATTATCGTGCCGAGGTGGTGCCCCTCATTGAGCAGTTACAAGCCTTGTGTGAACCCTGTGTGCAGGCACGTAGATCCGCTGACGTGGTGACTGTTGAGAAAGATTCCAGCTCACCACCCAGTCCTGATCAACCGCCTTGCCCTGTTGTTGAAGCCGAACCCATTTTGGTTTCAGAGCCGAAAAAACACCCGCCTAAAATACCTCCGGCTGAGAAGCCTGTTGCTGCCACAGCCAATAAAGAAAGTACGCTACGGGTTTCCACTCTGCACCTTGATCGGGTTATGCAACGGGCGGAGAGCCTGATAACCATAAAGCTGACGGTCGCCGAGCGCTTTAAAGAGAGTGCGGCAATGGTGGAGGTGATTGAGCTATGGCGTAAGGATTGGACACAGGTCGCTCCCCATTTACGACGTCTGCAAAATCATCGTGATGATCTCTGTTGTGAGGATTTTCAACGGGCGATGGAGAGTCTGCTTGGCTACATTGAACGTAGCCAGAATCAGTTTCAGAATCTCGAAAGCCAATTGGGACGTTATCAACAGCGTCTGTTTCAGGACAAGGTCTCGACGTCAACCCTGATTGATGAACTCCTTGAGGAGGTTAAGGAGATCATCATGGTGCCGTTCTCCAATCTTTCAGCAAGTTTTCCCCGTACGGTGCGTGACGTGGCGCGCACTCAGGGGAAAGAAGTTGACCTGTTGGTTGAGGGTGATGAGACCGAAATAGATAAACGCATTCTGGAGATGCTTTCTTCACCGTTAAACCACCTGATCCGCAATGCGATTGACCACGGGATAGAACTGCCCCAGGTGCGTCTCGCGGCGGGTAAAAATGCCAAAGCACGCCTGCAGATCTCGCTGTCAAGAACACAGGGGGGGCGGGTTGAGCTGCGTATTTGCGACGACGGCGGTGGTATTGATCTGGCGCGGGTCCGTGCCCGGGCCGTGGAACGGCAGATTCTTACCGAACAGGCCGCCGCTGAATTGAGTGATGAAGAGGCTGCCTGGCTGATTTTTAACTCGGGATTGTCCACCAGTACCATGATTACGGAGATTTCCGGTCGTGGCCTGGGGATGGCCATCGTTAAGGAAAAGGTCGAAGACCTCGGTGGCCACCTGCATGTGGAGACCCGCTCCGGGCAAGGCACCTGCTTTAAACTCCATATCCCGGTCAGTCTGTCCGTGTTCAAGGGGATTCTCATCCGAGCTCGCGGCGTCGAGCTGATTGCGCCGACGACAGCGGTTGAACGGGTACTCAAGGTGCCGCGGGACGCCATTCGCAGCGTGGAAAATCGTGAGGTGATCTGTGTTGATGACGTCAATCTTTCCCTGGTGAATCTGGGGGCATTGTTGTCGATTACTGATCGTCCCATCACACAAACCGATCATATCCACGTGGTTGTCATTCATGACAGCGAACAGCGCATTGGTTTTGTCGTTGATGATGTCGATGGCGAATATGAGCTTCTTGTCAAAGGACTTGGTGACCAGTTGCGCCATGTCCGTTACTTTTCCGGTGCGTCGGTTTTGGGTGATGGCCGTGTCGTGCCGGTTCTGGATGTGCGTGACCTGCTGTCGGCACCTATGGATAGTGCCGGTCGCATTCGTTCAGAAGAGAGCGAGCGGCAGCAACCACGGCGCATTCTGGCGGTCGATGATTCCATTACCTCACGGATGTTAATCAAAAATATCCTTGAAGCGGCCGGTTATCTGGTCACGACGGCCATCAATGGTGAGGATGCCTTCAGTAAGCTGAACGAGGCCACTTTCGATCTGGTGGTCAGTGATGTGGAGATGCCGCAACTTGATGGTTTTGGTCTCACGGCCCGGATTCGGGCGACAGAAAGTGTGCAGGAGATCCCGGTGATATTGGTCACCAGTCTTGAATCGGCAGAGGATAAGGAAAAAGGGATTGTTGCCGGAGCCAATGCGTATATTGTGAAACGAAGCTTTGATCAAAGCAATCTGCTTGATACAATAGGACGATTAATTTAA
- a CDS encoding diguanylate cyclase: MQQFKVLLVEDSRTQALRFQFMLQTHGFEAVVVGNGREALDRLKQEYFPIIITDWVMPEMDGVELCQAIRSRKYDGYVFIFLVTSKDDPDDIVAGLQAGADDYLTKPVSELELMARLNTAKRVIDLERSLKKRNEEVLHLSVTDALTEVHNRSYFNTQCPSFIARAVRSREPVSCMICDVDHFKQVNDTYGHLAGDRVLQVFAGCLKEQVRQGLDLLVRYGGEEFVVILSDTDSEGAITAAERMRQSIAQLSIPWEGNTISITASFGVVSYQPASMAHLLSVEQLMSAADEALYSAKEAGRNCIRHVVL, encoded by the coding sequence ATGCAGCAGTTCAAGGTATTATTGGTTGAGGACAGTCGCACTCAGGCGCTGCGGTTTCAGTTTATGCTGCAAACCCACGGCTTTGAAGCGGTTGTGGTCGGCAACGGGCGAGAAGCCCTTGACCGTCTCAAGCAGGAATACTTTCCGATTATCATCACGGACTGGGTGATGCCCGAAATGGATGGTGTGGAATTATGTCAGGCCATCCGCAGTCGCAAATATGATGGCTATGTGTTCATTTTTCTGGTGACATCCAAGGATGATCCGGACGATATCGTTGCCGGTCTTCAGGCCGGAGCGGATGACTATCTGACCAAGCCGGTTTCCGAGCTGGAGTTGATGGCGCGGCTCAACACGGCTAAACGGGTCATTGATCTCGAACGTTCGCTGAAAAAACGTAACGAAGAAGTGCTCCACCTGTCGGTGACGGATGCACTGACCGAAGTCCACAATCGCAGTTATTTCAATACCCAATGTCCCTCCTTTATTGCCCGTGCCGTGCGTTCTCGCGAGCCGGTTTCCTGTATGATCTGTGATGTCGATCATTTTAAACAGGTCAACGATACCTATGGCCATCTGGCTGGAGACCGTGTGCTGCAGGTTTTTGCCGGGTGCCTCAAGGAACAGGTGCGTCAGGGGCTCGATCTGCTGGTCCGTTATGGTGGGGAGGAATTTGTCGTGATCCTCTCGGATACCGACAGCGAAGGGGCGATTACCGCAGCGGAACGGATGCGCCAGTCCATCGCTCAATTGTCTATTCCGTGGGAGGGAAACACCATCAGCATCACGGCAAGTTTTGGTGTTGTCAGTTACCAGCCTGCTTCTATGGCTCATCTGCTCAGTGTTGAGCAGTTGATGTCCGCTGCCGATGAAGCCCTCTATTCAGCCAAGGAAGCCGGTCGAAATTGTATCCGGCATGTTGTCTTATGA
- the cheB gene encoding chemotaxis-specific protein-glutamate methyltransferase CheB has protein sequence MIRVLIAEDSASSRAYLKFIVESAEDMEVVAVAENGEQAAELTCRLRPDVVAMDIHMPVLDGCSATRKIMAQCPTPVVIVSTLVNGSASQETFHILEAGAVAAVPKPSGPNSKAAATDREKLLRILRQVSGLNVVAPTRQVPLVAEVTFAPAPVACRHKLVVVGASTGGPVALQTLLSQLPEGFPLPVLVVQHISPGFVPGMVQWLQNNCALPICVAQNGQKVEPGTVYFAPDNRHMGVTALGRIVLKDGPMMHSVRPAVSYLFQSVAQSFGADVIAVLMTGMGRDGAEELLTLQQLGAVTLIQDKASCVVYGMPGEAERLGAGQYKLPPERLGQQLVRMCCR, from the coding sequence ATGATTCGTGTGCTCATTGCCGAAGATTCGGCCTCTTCTCGGGCTTATCTCAAATTTATCGTTGAATCCGCCGAGGATATGGAAGTGGTCGCCGTCGCAGAAAATGGCGAACAGGCTGCCGAATTAACCTGTCGCTTGCGGCCGGATGTGGTGGCTATGGATATTCATATGCCTGTGCTTGATGGTTGTAGTGCCACCCGCAAAATCATGGCTCAGTGTCCAACGCCGGTTGTGATTGTCAGCACTCTGGTCAACGGCAGTGCCTCACAGGAAACCTTTCACATTCTTGAAGCCGGGGCTGTCGCCGCCGTCCCGAAACCAAGTGGCCCTAACAGCAAGGCGGCTGCTACAGACCGTGAAAAATTGCTGCGTATTTTGCGTCAGGTGTCCGGTCTCAATGTTGTGGCTCCGACCAGACAAGTCCCACTGGTAGCAGAGGTCACTTTTGCTCCGGCTCCAGTGGCGTGTCGACATAAGCTGGTGGTGGTTGGGGCTTCTACGGGTGGCCCTGTTGCGTTGCAGACTCTTTTGAGCCAGTTACCGGAAGGCTTTCCGTTGCCGGTTCTGGTTGTTCAACATATTTCCCCCGGTTTTGTTCCGGGAATGGTACAGTGGCTGCAAAACAACTGTGCCTTGCCGATCTGTGTTGCTCAGAATGGGCAAAAAGTAGAGCCGGGGACGGTGTATTTTGCGCCGGATAATCGACATATGGGGGTTACGGCGCTGGGACGAATAGTTCTTAAAGACGGCCCGATGATGCACAGTGTGCGTCCAGCGGTTTCGTACCTTTTTCAGTCGGTGGCCCAGTCATTCGGTGCCGATGTCATTGCCGTTCTGATGACGGGCATGGGACGAGATGGTGCTGAAGAGTTGTTGACACTGCAGCAACTGGGGGCAGTGACACTGATTCAGGACAAAGCCAGTTGTGTCGTCTATGGAATGCCCGGAGAAGCCGAACGTCTTGGTGCCGGTCAGTACAAACTTCCTCCGGAGCGTCTCGGTCAGCAGCTGGTGCGGATGTGCTGTCGTTAG
- a CDS encoding diguanylate cyclase — translation MSLLQARNVDVLVVEDSYTQALKLEQLFEEEGLSVACADGASRALMWLENYRSTVIISDVVMPDMDGFELCRQIKSNEATRTIPVVLLTRLSEPEDIVRGLECGADHFVTKPFDCSLLVSQVHNILLNQKIRHQQRGDDGVEIYFAGKKHIINSERSQILDLLLSTYEGALQQKRELERMNEQLNEALDTIKKRNAEIAELAVRDSLTGTFNRGYFNETFPGAIRRAQRYRQSLALIMCDIDHFKLINDHYGHQTGDRVIKRVAQGLAESLRQGVDWLARYGGEEFVIVLPETNLDGAMVVAERMRENIAEQEIDCDPQSIRLTASFGVAGCDPEHASMLTANGMIAMADRCLYQAKKQGRNCSCSKALK, via the coding sequence ATGAGTTTATTACAGGCCAGAAATGTCGATGTGCTGGTCGTCGAAGACAGTTATACCCAGGCCTTGAAACTGGAGCAACTGTTTGAAGAAGAAGGGCTGAGTGTGGCTTGTGCCGATGGGGCTTCGCGTGCCTTGATGTGGCTTGAAAACTACCGTTCGACGGTGATCATCAGTGATGTCGTCATGCCCGACATGGACGGATTCGAACTGTGTCGCCAGATCAAGTCCAACGAGGCAACCCGTACAATCCCCGTGGTGCTGCTGACTCGCCTGTCCGAACCGGAAGACATTGTCCGCGGTCTGGAATGTGGAGCGGACCATTTTGTCACTAAACCCTTTGACTGCAGCCTTCTTGTCTCCCAGGTGCATAATATTCTTCTCAATCAGAAGATTCGCCATCAACAACGTGGTGACGATGGCGTTGAGATCTATTTCGCCGGGAAAAAGCACATAATCAATTCAGAGCGTTCACAGATCCTTGACCTGTTGCTTTCCACCTATGAGGGGGCGTTGCAGCAGAAACGGGAGCTGGAACGGATGAACGAGCAGCTCAATGAAGCGCTCGATACCATTAAGAAGCGTAATGCTGAGATTGCGGAGCTGGCAGTACGTGATTCTCTGACCGGCACGTTTAATCGCGGCTATTTCAATGAGACGTTTCCCGGTGCCATTCGCCGGGCGCAACGTTACCGGCAAAGCTTGGCTCTGATTATGTGCGATATTGATCATTTCAAATTGATCAATGACCATTATGGCCACCAGACCGGAGACCGTGTGATTAAACGCGTCGCTCAGGGTCTGGCCGAGTCGTTACGACAGGGGGTCGACTGGCTGGCGCGTTACGGCGGCGAAGAATTTGTCATTGTGTTGCCGGAAACCAACCTGGATGGGGCCATGGTGGTTGCGGAACGGATGCGGGAAAATATTGCTGAACAGGAAATCGACTGTGATCCGCAGAGTATCCGTCTGACAGCCAGCTTTGGCGTGGCCGGATGTGATCCGGAACACGCCAGTATGCTGACCGCCAACGGCATGATTGCCATGGCAGATCGTTGTCTTTATCAAGCTAAAAAACAGGGGCGTAATTGTAGTTGTTCCAAGGCTCTGAAGTAA
- a CDS encoding peptidylprolyl isomerase, which produces MFVAKKGDTIKVHYTGTLADGTVFDTSTDKDPLSFIIGKKEVIEGFDDAVVGMVRGETKTVAIPPEKAYGAAKKSLIETIERNKLPENITYQVGNQIEVTNQDGSLFYVMVTAANDREVTLDANHPLAGKELTFEIHVEEITPKKIVESNPLDEILGRPDALN; this is translated from the coding sequence ATGTTTGTGGCAAAAAAAGGCGATACCATCAAAGTCCATTATACCGGCACATTGGCGGATGGAACGGTTTTCGATACCTCAACGGACAAAGATCCGTTGTCGTTTATCATTGGCAAGAAAGAAGTCATTGAAGGGTTTGACGATGCCGTCGTCGGCATGGTCCGTGGTGAAACAAAAACGGTAGCCATCCCGCCGGAAAAAGCCTACGGGGCGGCAAAAAAATCTCTGATCGAAACCATTGAACGGAATAAACTGCCCGAAAACATCACGTATCAGGTGGGCAACCAGATTGAGGTAACCAATCAGGATGGCTCTCTGTTCTACGTGATGGTGACAGCGGCGAATGACAGGGAGGTCACTCTTGACGCCAATCATCCACTGGCAGGAAAAGAGCTGACGTTTGAAATCCACGTTGAGGAGATTACGCCGAAAAAAATCGTTGAAAGCAACCCGCTTGATGAGATTCTGGGTCGCCCGGATGCCCTGAACTAA